A single genomic interval of Terriglobus albidus harbors:
- a CDS encoding BlaI/MecI/CopY family transcriptional regulator, whose amino-acid sequence MMKNRETPKPTEGELELLTILWNRGQATVREIFEDVNAQRPVVYTGVLKLMQIMTEKGLVTRDESERAHVYRAAIKREDAQRRFMRELSERFFAGSAAQLALHALEMEQASEEELDEIRKLLKRRKK is encoded by the coding sequence ATGATGAAGAACAGGGAGACACCCAAACCGACCGAAGGCGAGCTTGAATTGCTGACGATTCTCTGGAATCGTGGTCAGGCCACGGTTCGCGAGATCTTCGAGGACGTGAATGCGCAGCGTCCCGTGGTCTACACTGGCGTGCTGAAGTTGATGCAGATCATGACCGAGAAGGGTCTGGTCACGCGCGACGAGAGCGAGCGCGCTCACGTCTACCGCGCAGCGATCAAGCGTGAGGATGCGCAGCGCCGTTTTATGCGGGAGCTGAGCGAACGCTTCTTCGCCGGAAGCGCGGCACAGCTCGCACTGCACGCACTGGAGATGGAACAGGCCAGTGAAGAAGAGCTGGACGAGATTCGCAAACTTCTAAAGCGCCGCAAAAAGTAA
- a CDS encoding class I SAM-dependent rRNA methyltransferase encodes MKQQSFIAISRRAADRIRDGHVWVYSSDVQSLPEGIAPGAVVAVADNRGIPLGAAIYSAASQIALRMVSTDPALDRAGYLTLVRERVRASVSRRESQAACRLIFSEADELPGIVLDRYNDLAVLQLLTQGTAQAAVRDAVVEVVREIESIATIVERPDPRVRELEQLAPAPAEAIFNRGEAKLATVFDLNGLKFHYDANAGQKTGAFLDQRLNYAAAASYARGRALDVCTYQGGFALHLARVCDEVTAVDQSRAALEVADRNLELNASQVKKPVEWIEGDAFALLREYDAANERFDTIVLDPPAFAKTRRAAEGAMRGYKELNLRALRMLKPGGVLVTCSCSHHVHLEDFVATVAAASADAKRRVRLLETRAAAPDHPEVLTLPETRYLKCLITRVD; translated from the coding sequence GTGAAGCAGCAGTCGTTTATCGCCATCTCCCGCCGCGCCGCCGATCGCATTCGCGACGGCCACGTGTGGGTCTACAGCTCGGATGTGCAGTCTCTTCCCGAGGGCATCGCGCCCGGCGCCGTGGTCGCCGTGGCCGATAATCGCGGCATTCCACTCGGCGCGGCCATCTACAGTGCGGCCTCGCAGATTGCGCTGCGCATGGTCTCTACTGATCCAGCATTGGATCGCGCCGGGTACCTGACATTGGTGCGTGAGCGTGTGCGTGCATCGGTCTCGCGTCGTGAGAGTCAGGCTGCATGCCGGTTGATCTTCAGTGAGGCGGATGAGCTTCCCGGGATTGTGCTCGATCGTTACAACGATCTCGCCGTGCTGCAGCTATTAACACAGGGAACAGCGCAGGCGGCCGTTCGCGATGCCGTCGTGGAAGTGGTGCGTGAGATCGAGAGCATTGCAACGATTGTCGAGCGGCCTGATCCGCGTGTGCGTGAGCTGGAGCAGCTCGCGCCGGCTCCGGCTGAGGCGATCTTCAATCGCGGCGAGGCAAAGCTGGCGACCGTTTTTGATCTGAATGGATTGAAGTTTCATTACGACGCCAATGCAGGGCAGAAGACGGGAGCGTTTCTCGATCAACGTCTGAATTATGCTGCAGCGGCAAGCTACGCACGCGGACGTGCGCTGGATGTCTGTACCTATCAGGGAGGCTTTGCCCTACATCTGGCGCGGGTGTGCGACGAAGTGACGGCGGTGGACCAGAGCCGTGCAGCGCTGGAGGTTGCTGACCGCAATCTGGAACTGAATGCGTCGCAGGTAAAGAAGCCCGTCGAGTGGATCGAGGGTGACGCCTTCGCGCTGCTGCGTGAGTACGATGCTGCGAATGAACGCTTTGACACCATCGTGCTCGATCCGCCGGCCTTTGCGAAGACGCGCCGTGCGGCCGAGGGTGCGATGCGTGGTTACAAGGAGCTGAACCTGCGGGCACTGAGGATGTTGAAGCCCGGTGGTGTGCTGGTGACGTGTTCGTGCTCGCACCATGTGCACCTAGAGGATTTTGTGGCTACGGTCGCGGCGGCTTCTGCGGACGCGAAGCGCAGGGTGCGGCTGCTGGAGACGCGGGCCGCGGCTCCGGATCATCCGGAGGTGTTGACGCTGCCGGAGACGCGTTATTTGAAGTGCTTGATTACGCGCGTCGATTAG
- a CDS encoding diguanylate cyclase, with product MTRRSWVKAEWWILRPALWFLALAGIFNCGARAGAQTGSAAGLDGDKLQAISEMNFDVMTMKQGLPHDSVYGFAQDTAGYVWIASFGGLSRFDGYQIYNYTHDAHDPGSLPDNNVRVLLPRADGGLYVGTGSAGLSIYQPATDSFVIPAKTPSVLRKARVFCMAPDGEGGVWIGTQNGFAHYHDNTGEFDLYGGLTGKPVTGRVPSGGIFALLQDKDRNLWVGSGTGLYLLGKGAGDYAFIAGDDKLGQRPAVWSIFQDHAGGIWVGTDTTGVGTVDRASGTIHGYPGLAGEGSSVGPHTVRVFLEMQPGLLWFATYGAGLFSVDTATGQTLHWAKDPTASAPLSNDFIRGMLRDRSGVVWLGTDSGLSSITVNGRGIFNIRSSPLRPDRLFGSEVRSVGAGYGRVWVGFDQGGFAEIDRDGSIHRIQPAPGISGDQISHREVLAIKPVDEKTVVAGGIGLYLIDVATRTYRPVDDVFLRKQIVNAVLVDGDDLWAGSYNGLARYNRRTGQLKVFAHDQNNASSISDDYVRDMLRDSHGRLWVTTRLGLDLFDPAAESFRHVRHDKNDPASIATDNIQPIAEDTQGRLWIGSIGSGVQVLDELKPDGTARFRTIDHDRNNLPDDIILVIRRGLDGTMWINTPRGLAAVDPKSFAVRRYGVPDGLQSTAQNLFSSGMLDDGTILFPGNSSVVIVRPQKLHPWTFAAPLVATEVTVQGVAQSPVLLARQAGAGQLSFPSHRGFEVNFALLDYTSPDDTLYSYQLEGFDDGWSVPSISRRSATYTNLPGGQYVFHIRAVSRNGAGPSQEISFPIHIRNGVTETLWFQILLILLTIGVVLLLVRIRLAYMARRQRELEAVIATRTSELESSRQELIRVNERLARIALHDELTGTLNRRGFFERASLEVSRSHRSGRSYSLLLADLDNFKQTNDTMGHSAGDATLRAIATMFASSIRTSDILSRYGGEEFILLLPETDESQALQMAERLRQMVESAPIEYAGIVFHTTTSIGLATSMGEEESLEALISRADQGLYRAKRSGKNCVQTSSGQTA from the coding sequence GTGACGCGGCGGTCGTGGGTGAAAGCGGAGTGGTGGATTCTCCGTCCGGCGCTATGGTTTCTTGCGCTGGCCGGGATTTTTAATTGTGGAGCGAGAGCCGGCGCACAGACTGGTTCGGCTGCCGGATTGGATGGGGATAAGCTTCAGGCTATCTCCGAGATGAACTTCGATGTGATGACCATGAAGCAGGGTCTGCCCCATGACTCTGTCTATGGCTTCGCGCAGGACACTGCAGGCTATGTCTGGATCGCCAGCTTCGGCGGGCTCTCCCGGTTCGATGGTTACCAGATCTATAACTACACTCACGACGCCCATGATCCGGGTTCTCTGCCGGATAACAATGTGCGGGTGCTGTTGCCTCGTGCCGATGGCGGCCTGTATGTCGGCACGGGAAGCGCCGGTCTTTCTATCTATCAGCCGGCGACAGACAGTTTTGTCATTCCGGCGAAGACGCCATCCGTGCTACGGAAGGCGCGTGTCTTCTGCATGGCGCCTGATGGAGAGGGCGGTGTCTGGATTGGTACACAGAACGGATTCGCACATTATCACGACAATACCGGTGAGTTCGATCTCTACGGCGGACTAACGGGTAAGCCTGTTACCGGCAGAGTGCCGTCCGGCGGAATCTTTGCGTTGCTGCAGGATAAGGATCGCAACCTCTGGGTAGGATCCGGTACAGGGCTCTATCTGTTGGGGAAGGGTGCCGGGGACTATGCATTTATCGCCGGCGACGACAAGCTGGGACAGAGACCTGCTGTGTGGTCGATCTTCCAGGACCATGCCGGGGGAATCTGGGTAGGGACAGACACGACCGGGGTAGGGACTGTCGATCGAGCGTCCGGGACGATCCATGGATATCCCGGGCTCGCGGGCGAGGGATCGTCGGTTGGGCCTCACACGGTGCGTGTCTTTCTGGAAATGCAGCCTGGCCTGCTGTGGTTTGCGACCTATGGCGCGGGTTTGTTCTCGGTCGATACGGCGACGGGGCAGACGTTGCACTGGGCTAAGGACCCAACGGCATCCGCGCCCCTAAGCAATGACTTCATTCGCGGCATGCTGCGCGATCGCTCCGGTGTGGTATGGCTGGGGACCGACAGCGGTCTCTCCTCCATCACCGTGAATGGGCGCGGCATCTTCAACATCCGCAGCTCCCCGCTGAGGCCGGACCGTCTCTTTGGTTCGGAGGTGCGTAGCGTCGGCGCCGGGTACGGCCGGGTATGGGTTGGCTTCGACCAGGGCGGGTTTGCAGAGATTGATCGGGATGGAAGCATCCATCGGATACAGCCTGCGCCGGGAATAAGCGGAGATCAGATCTCCCACCGCGAAGTGTTGGCGATCAAGCCGGTGGATGAGAAGACGGTGGTCGCTGGTGGTATTGGCCTGTACCTGATCGATGTTGCGACGCGGACTTACCGCCCTGTCGACGATGTCTTTCTTCGCAAGCAGATCGTGAATGCGGTCCTGGTGGATGGCGATGACCTGTGGGCGGGAAGCTACAACGGTCTGGCGCGCTACAACCGGCGCACCGGCCAACTGAAGGTCTTTGCCCACGATCAGAACAATGCCTCCAGCATCTCGGACGATTATGTCCGCGACATGCTCAGGGACTCGCATGGACGTCTTTGGGTAACGACCCGGCTGGGGCTGGATCTCTTTGATCCTGCAGCTGAAAGCTTCCGTCATGTACGCCATGACAAGAACGATCCAGCTTCGATTGCGACGGATAATATCCAGCCGATTGCGGAGGATACTCAGGGCCGCCTCTGGATCGGTTCCATTGGCTCCGGCGTTCAGGTGCTGGATGAGCTCAAGCCGGATGGGACGGCGCGATTCCGCACGATCGACCACGACCGTAACAATCTGCCGGATGACATCATCCTGGTGATCAGGAGAGGGCTCGACGGAACGATGTGGATCAATACGCCCCGGGGGCTGGCGGCGGTCGATCCAAAGAGCTTTGCCGTGCGGCGGTACGGAGTTCCAGATGGATTGCAGTCGACGGCGCAGAATCTGTTCAGCTCCGGCATGCTGGACGACGGAACCATCCTCTTTCCGGGGAACTCCTCGGTGGTCATCGTCCGGCCGCAGAAGCTCCACCCATGGACCTTTGCAGCACCACTCGTGGCGACCGAGGTGACAGTGCAGGGAGTGGCACAGTCGCCGGTGCTGTTGGCACGCCAGGCAGGAGCAGGACAACTGAGCTTTCCGTCCCATCGCGGTTTTGAGGTGAACTTCGCCCTGCTGGACTACACCTCTCCCGACGACACGCTTTACTCCTATCAACTGGAAGGCTTCGACGATGGCTGGAGCGTGCCGAGCATCAGCCGCCGTTCCGCGACCTACACCAACCTTCCTGGCGGCCAGTATGTCTTCCATATCCGTGCTGTCAGCCGCAATGGCGCAGGACCATCGCAGGAGATCAGCTTTCCCATCCACATCCGCAATGGTGTGACCGAGACCTTGTGGTTTCAGATCCTGCTGATCCTGCTAACGATTGGTGTCGTGTTGCTGCTGGTCCGCATCCGGCTTGCTTACATGGCGCGCCGTCAGCGGGAGTTGGAGGCCGTGATTGCGACGCGAACCAGTGAGCTGGAGTCGAGCCGCCAGGAGCTGATCCGCGTCAATGAGCGACTGGCGAGGATTGCTCTGCATGACGAGCTGACCGGAACACTGAACCGTCGCGGCTTCTTTGAGCGTGCTTCGCTGGAGGTCTCGCGCTCCCACAGGTCAGGCCGCAGCTACAGCCTGCTGCTGGCCGACCTCGACAACTTCAAGCAGACCAACGACACCATGGGGCATAGTGCCGGTGACGCGACATTGCGAGCCATCGCCACCATGTTTGCCTCCTCCATTCGTACCTCAGACATCCTGAGCCGTTACGGAGGCGAGGAGTTCATCCTTCTACTGCCGGAGACCGACGAAAGCCAGGCGCTGCAAATGGCAGAGCGGCTTCGCCAGATGGTGGAGTCGGCCCCGATCGAATACGCCGGAATCGTCTTTCACACGACGACCAGCATCGGCCTGGCGACCTCAATGGGCGAAGAGGAGTCGTTGGAGGCTCTGATCTCTCGTGCGGATCAGGGACTCTACCGGGCTAAGCGATCGGGGAAGAACTGCGTTCAGACTTCCTCTGGACAGACGGCGTAG
- a CDS encoding M56 family metallopeptidase, producing the protein MRLIDNGTMVALGWTLLHFCWQGTAIAMFYSIADRLTHKAGANTRYLIALVATLLMPLAAIATYVDQSRLVVHISHDGQTVAASQLGAFHEAIVKEIPVAAPVVQESELWIAWNADRILPWIDGIWIGGVLLLALRAAGGWWQLELVRRRATGLVPAELEIIFQRINRQLRTGRNVALRFSDEVLSPLAMGVWRTAVILPASILAQLEPEELESVLAHELAHIRRWDYAANLLQTAIESLLFFHPAVWWISRRARDLREVCCDAVAAQTCADPVVYAQALLRLEEQRTERLRLAVALNNGHTPLLGRVKQILGEGRQMEAGMKSGVQAAVAGAVVVGLMLAPKMAQGLKQQAKIVPIPAPIMAESIAAPQAAPALAPTAVEQQHPAPLAQPEPDRPAAPMANPEPEPLANIAPDVNSSIQAAVAPAVNVAVAANVAPVVSVARMKMFQDAAKGGAAYLQQMKDAGYPLDLDKDLDQIISMRSVGVTPEYAKKMAEAGYGTPSLHDLVSLKSVGVTPEYAKSVAESGYGKPTLHDLVGMKSVGVTPEYAKSIAQIGIGTPNLHDLVALKSMGVSPEYVAELKNSGIAPASLHDVISEKSLGITGDYAKQIAGMGYGSPTVHDLVALKSMGITPEYAAGLKSSGIPVQNLHDLVSIKSVGVTPEYAKSMAAAGFTDLDAHQLVSLKAQGVTPEYTRWVKQTFPNADMKTIREAANFHIDEAFIAKAKSHGFNNTSLDKLVKLKISGLLED; encoded by the coding sequence ATGAGATTGATCGACAACGGAACCATGGTGGCGCTGGGCTGGACTCTGCTGCACTTCTGCTGGCAGGGAACGGCGATTGCGATGTTCTACAGCATTGCCGACCGCCTGACGCATAAGGCCGGAGCAAATACGCGTTATCTGATTGCACTTGTTGCTACGCTGCTGATGCCGTTGGCCGCCATCGCAACCTATGTCGACCAGTCACGGCTGGTGGTGCATATCTCGCACGACGGGCAGACTGTGGCGGCATCGCAGCTTGGAGCATTCCACGAAGCAATCGTGAAAGAGATTCCGGTCGCCGCACCGGTCGTCCAGGAAAGCGAGCTATGGATCGCCTGGAACGCTGACCGCATTCTTCCCTGGATCGACGGTATCTGGATCGGTGGTGTCTTGCTGCTCGCCCTTCGTGCCGCCGGTGGATGGTGGCAGTTGGAGCTGGTACGGCGACGCGCCACGGGGCTGGTTCCGGCGGAGCTAGAGATTATCTTCCAGCGCATCAATCGGCAGCTTCGCACGGGCCGCAACGTCGCCCTGCGCTTCTCCGACGAGGTGTTGTCGCCGCTGGCAATGGGAGTGTGGCGCACAGCCGTGATTCTGCCGGCGAGCATTCTGGCTCAGCTTGAGCCGGAGGAGCTGGAGTCGGTGTTGGCGCATGAGCTGGCGCATATCCGCCGGTGGGACTATGCGGCAAACCTGCTGCAGACAGCCATCGAGAGCCTGCTCTTCTTCCATCCGGCGGTGTGGTGGATCAGCCGCCGGGCGCGTGATCTGCGTGAGGTGTGCTGCGACGCTGTGGCGGCGCAGACCTGTGCCGATCCGGTGGTGTATGCGCAGGCCTTGCTGCGCCTGGAAGAACAACGTACCGAGCGGCTGCGGCTGGCTGTGGCGCTCAATAACGGACACACGCCGCTGCTGGGCAGGGTGAAACAGATTTTGGGAGAGGGTCGACAGATGGAGGCAGGAATGAAGAGTGGTGTACAGGCCGCAGTGGCCGGAGCGGTAGTGGTGGGCCTGATGCTGGCGCCGAAGATGGCGCAGGGACTGAAGCAGCAGGCAAAGATCGTGCCGATTCCGGCTCCCATCATGGCTGAGAGCATCGCAGCTCCGCAGGCTGCGCCAGCCCTGGCTCCCACCGCTGTTGAGCAACAGCATCCCGCACCGCTTGCGCAGCCGGAACCTGACCGGCCAGCGGCGCCGATGGCAAATCCGGAACCCGAACCGTTGGCCAACATTGCTCCGGATGTTAACTCTTCGATACAGGCTGCAGTGGCTCCGGCAGTCAATGTCGCTGTCGCCGCGAATGTCGCTCCCGTCGTCTCCGTCGCACGCATGAAAATGTTCCAGGACGCCGCCAAAGGCGGTGCAGCCTATCTGCAGCAGATGAAGGATGCCGGCTATCCGCTGGACCTGGATAAGGACCTCGACCAGATCATCTCGATGCGCTCCGTCGGTGTCACGCCGGAGTACGCGAAGAAGATGGCGGAGGCAGGCTACGGCACGCCCTCGCTGCATGACCTGGTCAGCCTGAAATCCGTCGGCGTGACGCCGGAGTATGCCAAGTCAGTGGCCGAGTCCGGTTACGGCAAGCCCACGCTGCACGATCTGGTCGGTATGAAGTCTGTCGGCGTCACTCCCGAGTACGCGAAGTCTATCGCGCAGATCGGAATCGGCACACCGAATCTGCATGATCTAGTTGCACTGAAGTCGATGGGAGTTTCACCGGAATATGTCGCAGAGCTGAAGAACTCCGGCATCGCACCTGCGTCGCTGCACGACGTCATCTCAGAGAAGAGTCTGGGCATCACCGGTGACTATGCCAAGCAGATCGCCGGCATGGGCTACGGTTCGCCGACTGTGCATGATCTGGTCGCATTGAAGTCCATGGGTATTACGCCGGAGTACGCGGCAGGATTGAAGAGCTCGGGGATCCCGGTACAGAACCTGCATGACCTTGTCAGCATCAAGTCCGTCGGCGTGACTCCGGAGTATGCGAAGAGCATGGCGGCTGCAGGTTTCACCGACCTGGATGCTCACCAGCTGGTCTCGCTCAAGGCCCAGGGCGTGACGCCGGAGTACACGCGCTGGGTGAAGCAAACCTTCCCCAACGCGGATATGAAAACGATCCGCGAGGCCGCAAACTTCCACATCGATGAAGCTTTTATCGCAAAGGCCAAGTCGCATGGCTTCAACAACACCTCTCTGGACAAGCTGGTGAAGCTGAAGATCAGCGGCCTGCTCGAAGACTAA
- a CDS encoding GNAT family N-acetyltransferase, translating into MQGALLLADLPVESGRVTIRTFQPGDEDAFRSLNENWISKHFKMEEHDYETLDDPHTHILKPGGQILCVEEDGAVFGCVALVPMKEARSFELAKMAIDDSWQGRGMGRRLLTATVGYARDVLKAKKLFLESNAKLKNAVHLYEAVGFRHLPPERVKTSPYARADVHMELVF; encoded by the coding sequence ATGCAGGGCGCTTTGCTGCTGGCCGATCTCCCCGTCGAAAGCGGGCGAGTAACCATCCGTACCTTCCAACCTGGAGACGAAGATGCCTTCCGCTCTCTGAACGAGAACTGGATCAGCAAACACTTCAAAATGGAAGAGCACGACTACGAGACGCTGGACGATCCACACACGCACATCCTGAAACCAGGCGGACAGATTCTATGCGTGGAAGAGGATGGAGCTGTCTTTGGGTGCGTCGCTCTGGTACCCATGAAGGAAGCGCGCAGCTTCGAGCTGGCGAAGATGGCCATCGATGACTCCTGGCAGGGACGCGGCATGGGCCGCAGACTGCTGACCGCGACCGTGGGTTATGCGCGCGATGTTCTGAAGGCGAAGAAGCTCTTTCTCGAGAGCAACGCGAAGCTGAAGAACGCTGTACACCTCTATGAGGCTGTCGGCTTCCGTCATCTTCCACCGGAGCGAGTGAAGACATCACCCTATGCGCGCGCAGATGTGCACATGGAGCTGGTCTTCTAA
- a CDS encoding LysR substrate-binding domain-containing protein, with product MDIELRHLRYFVAVADELHFGRAARRLHLAQPPLSQQIRKLEEILGCQLFLRTSRAVRLTAAGEAFLERARRTLSNVQDDMQEARSIGRGEQGLLRVGFISSAMLTVVPRTFGTYRRRFPKVQLQLFESYTALVMRSLTSGEIDVGILRDGGPANGLHVEPLLSEPYVAVLPKRHPLAASNSISAAALRDEPFVFHAPTAGTRAFEKPMSIFEEHGFRPQIVQEAPQWLTLLRLVGAGLGVTVAPACVEKIALNDVVCVRLRGVKVRSDLELAYREGEHRAIVKGFAEILRSGVGRVKS from the coding sequence ATGGATATCGAGCTGCGTCATCTGCGCTACTTCGTCGCCGTCGCGGACGAACTCCACTTCGGACGCGCCGCACGCCGCCTGCATCTCGCCCAGCCTCCGCTCTCACAGCAGATCCGCAAGCTTGAGGAGATCCTTGGCTGTCAGCTCTTTCTGCGAACGTCACGGGCAGTTCGCCTGACTGCCGCCGGCGAGGCTTTTCTGGAACGCGCACGCCGTACCCTGAGCAATGTGCAGGATGATATGCAGGAGGCCCGCAGCATCGGACGCGGTGAGCAGGGCTTACTGCGTGTGGGTTTTATCAGCTCGGCCATGCTGACGGTCGTGCCTCGTACCTTCGGTACGTATCGCCGCCGGTTTCCCAAGGTGCAGCTTCAGCTTTTTGAGAGCTACACGGCATTGGTGATGCGGTCTCTCACGAGCGGAGAGATCGATGTGGGCATTCTGCGCGATGGCGGTCCTGCCAACGGCCTGCATGTGGAGCCGTTGCTCAGCGAGCCCTATGTTGCCGTGCTTCCAAAGCGGCATCCACTCGCCGCCAGCAATAGCATCTCGGCCGCTGCGCTGCGCGACGAGCCGTTTGTCTTTCATGCTCCGACTGCGGGAACGCGGGCGTTTGAGAAGCCGATGTCCATCTTCGAAGAGCACGGCTTCCGGCCACAGATTGTGCAGGAGGCGCCACAGTGGCTGACGCTGCTGCGTCTGGTGGGTGCAGGCCTTGGGGTCACGGTGGCGCCTGCGTGTGTCGAGAAGATTGCGCTGAACGATGTGGTGTGTGTACGCCTGCGGGGAGTCAAGGTGCGCAGCGACCTGGAACTGGCGTATCGCGAGGGCGAACATCGAGCGATTGTTAAGGGTTTTGCGGAGATTCTGAGGAGCGGAGTTGGAAGAGTTAAAAGTTGA
- a CDS encoding YceH family protein codes for MELSAMEARVLGGLIEKEINTPEYYPLSLNALIAACNQKSSREPVMELSEEEVRSSLRHLEDIGYTSTVHDSRVLKFEHRVRTVLNLRRDETAVLCLLLLRGPQTPGELRTRADRMYTFDDLAAVQSTLTRMLERETPLVVLLPRQAGAREARYAHLLCGMPETSEVAAPVKASSPSRLEELEARIAALEARVTELETKQG; via the coding sequence ATGGAACTCTCTGCCATGGAAGCGCGCGTGCTCGGTGGGTTGATCGAGAAAGAGATCAACACCCCGGAGTACTATCCCCTGTCTCTGAATGCATTGATCGCCGCATGTAACCAGAAGTCATCGCGCGAACCCGTCATGGAGCTCAGTGAAGAAGAGGTGCGTTCCTCCCTCCGCCATCTGGAAGACATCGGTTACACCTCCACTGTGCACGACAGCCGCGTGCTTAAGTTTGAACACCGCGTACGCACGGTGCTGAACCTGCGCCGTGACGAGACCGCTGTTTTGTGTCTACTGCTGCTGCGCGGACCCCAGACTCCGGGAGAACTACGTACACGCGCCGACCGCATGTACACCTTCGATGATCTGGCGGCCGTGCAAAGCACGCTGACACGCATGCTGGAACGAGAGACACCTCTCGTTGTCCTGCTGCCCCGCCAGGCGGGAGCAAGGGAAGCCCGTTACGCACATCTGTTGTGTGGGATGCCGGAGACCAGTGAAGTGGCTGCTCCTGTCAAAGCATCTTCACCCAGCCGCCTGGAAGAGCTGGAAGCCCGCATCGCCGCCCTCGAAGCCCGCGTCACCGAACTTGAGACGAAACAGGGTTAA
- a CDS encoding NAD-dependent malic enzyme, which yields MAQDKTIYTSLTGFGLLNSPALNKGTAFTEAERDEFFLHGLLPPQIGTLDQQVERRIKAFRALNSSLEKYVFMRDLQDHSETIFYALVSRYIEEMLPIVYTPTVGEGCQRFSEHYHTPRGVYLSYPNKHRIAQILSHPRYDHIRCIVVSDGERILGLGDQGAGGMGIPIGKLALYTALAGIHPMWCLPVFLDVGTDNQDRLDNPLYIGWKNRRIRGKEYDEFVEEFVRAVRRRWPHVLLQWEDFAGNNASRLLERYRTKVCSFNDDIQGTAAVSTATILASSSLTGIPLRDQRVAIFGFGSAGTGIAQLLAKAMQDQGLSQAEARSRFFPVDIGGLVLQDTPNLRDDQKAFAQSRSVLANWQLNDSGFISLEDVVRNAKPTVLIGVSGQFGAFNETIVREMARHVARPAIFPLSNPTSRAEATPLDLLHWTEGRAIIGTGSPWGTVEYNGAPYRVAQTNNSYIFPGLALGIIMSRAKQVSDGMIMASAKALAAVTPSCSDQSACLLPEMSRIREVSTTIALAVGMQAQQEGLAAVKGDTFEKALREHVWEPVYVPYRRRK from the coding sequence ATGGCGCAGGACAAAACGATCTATACCTCCCTCACCGGCTTTGGTCTGCTGAACAGCCCGGCATTGAACAAGGGCACCGCATTTACCGAAGCCGAGCGCGACGAGTTCTTTCTTCACGGCCTTCTGCCGCCTCAAATCGGGACCCTCGACCAGCAGGTAGAGCGCCGCATCAAGGCCTTTCGTGCTTTGAACAGCAGTCTCGAGAAGTACGTCTTCATGCGCGACCTGCAGGACCACAGCGAGACCATCTTCTACGCCCTGGTCTCCCGCTATATCGAGGAGATGCTTCCTATCGTCTATACACCCACCGTAGGCGAGGGCTGCCAGCGCTTCTCGGAGCACTATCACACCCCGCGCGGCGTCTATCTCAGCTATCCCAACAAACACCGCATCGCGCAGATCCTCTCTCACCCTCGCTACGACCACATCCGCTGTATCGTCGTCTCCGATGGTGAACGCATCCTTGGTCTGGGAGACCAGGGCGCGGGCGGCATGGGCATCCCCATCGGCAAGCTGGCGCTTTACACAGCGCTCGCCGGTATCCACCCCATGTGGTGTTTGCCTGTCTTTCTCGACGTGGGCACCGACAACCAGGACCGCCTGGATAACCCGCTCTATATCGGCTGGAAGAACCGCCGTATCCGGGGAAAAGAGTACGACGAATTCGTCGAAGAGTTCGTCCGTGCCGTACGCCGCCGTTGGCCGCACGTTCTGCTGCAGTGGGAGGACTTTGCCGGAAACAACGCAAGCCGCCTGCTTGAACGCTACCGTACGAAGGTCTGCAGCTTCAACGACGATATCCAGGGCACGGCGGCCGTCTCCACCGCCACCATCCTTGCAAGCTCCTCGCTCACCGGCATTCCGCTACGCGATCAGCGTGTCGCCATCTTCGGCTTTGGCTCTGCGGGCACCGGTATTGCCCAACTGCTGGCAAAGGCCATGCAGGACCAGGGCCTCTCTCAAGCCGAGGCGCGCAGCCGCTTCTTCCCTGTCGATATCGGCGGCCTCGTCCTGCAGGACACACCCAATCTGCGCGACGACCAGAAGGCCTTCGCACAATCGCGCTCTGTTCTCGCCAACTGGCAACTCAACGATTCCGGCTTTATCAGCCTTGAGGATGTCGTCCGCAATGCGAAGCCCACGGTGTTGATCGGTGTCTCAGGCCAGTTTGGCGCCTTCAACGAGACCATCGTGCGTGAGATGGCGAGACACGTTGCGCGGCCCGCGATCTTCCCGCTCTCGAACCCGACCTCACGCGCCGAAGCTACGCCGCTCGACCTGCTGCACTGGACTGAGGGACGCGCCATCATCGGCACCGGCAGCCCCTGGGGCACGGTGGAATACAACGGAGCTCCTTATCGCGTGGCGCAGACCAACAACTCCTACATCTTCCCCGGTCTCGCGCTGGGCATCATCATGTCGCGCGCCAAGCAGGTTAGCGACGGCATGATCATGGCCTCCGCAAAGGCTTTGGCCGCGGTAACGCCCTCCTGCAGCGATCAGAGTGCATGCCTGCTGCCGGAGATGAGCCGCATCCGCGAAGTCTCGACCACCATCGCACTCGCTGTCGGCATGCAGGCTCAACAGGAAGGCCTCGCAGCCGTGAAAGGCGATACCTTCGAAAAGGCTCTGCGCGAGCATGTCTGGGAACCAGTCTATGTGCCTTACCGGAGGCGCAAATAG